Part of the Sulfurovum xiamenensis genome, GGCGTGACCAAAAATATTGACCCACCAGGAACTGACTGCATCGATATAGGCATTACCGTCAAAATCATAAAGATAGACACCTTTCCCTGACTTAACAGGCACAAGCGGTAAGGTTTCATGATCTTTCATTTGAGTACATGGATGCCATATGACTTCCAGGTCCCGTTGCATCATTTTTGTATTTTGATTAGACATATTCTTTTCACACTCCGATTCATTAGCGATAAGCTTAGTTTAGATAGAATATTGTACAAATTTTTCGATTGAAGGTAGATGAAGTATGATTAGTTGGATGCAGAAACACAATAAATATCTGGTATGGACGATCTGGATAGCAACCATCGCATTTATTGGTGCAGGTTTTGTAGGTTGGGGAAGTTACAGTTTTGGTTCAAAGGCAGGAAATGTTGCCAAAGTCGGTGATATAGAGATCAAACAAACAAAACTCAACATGGTATACAGCAATCTATACAATCAATACAATCAAGCCATGCAAGGACAACTGGATGATAAAACTGCCCAGGAGATGGGACTGATCAAACAGGCATTTGCCAGATTGGCAACTCAGGCGAAGATCTTGAACTTTGCAAAAGACCTGGGTATTGTTGTTTCAGATGCAGAAGTAGCACAGAAACTGCAAGAGATCAGAGCATTCCAAAAAGATGGTGTTTTTGTCAAAGAGATCTATGAGGGTTACCTGAAAAGTCAAAGACTTAGAGCCAATGCCTTTGAAGAGACACTTAGAGAAGAACTTATCTTGGAAAAGACATTTTCACTCCTTGCAGTAGGTCCTTTGCCATTGGAGGAAGAAGCTGTCTCTGCGGCTATGAATGTTAGTGACAAACTGGCATACAAAGTATTAACCAATGATGATCTCAACTTCGTCACTGATGAATCAAAAGTAAAAGCCTACTGGGAGATGCAAAAAGAGAATTTTTTGACTCCGCAAATGTATGAACTTTCTATCGTCTGGACACAAAGTAAAGATACTGCTGTCACAGAAGATGAGTTAAAAGCACACTATGACAAAAACAGCTTCAACTATACAGATGAAACAGGGAAACAACTCCCTTTCGAAGAAGCTAAAGTACTGGTGACAAAAGATCTCAAGATCAAGAAAACTAAAAAAACAGCACAAAAAGCATATATTGCATTTAAAAAAGGTACCATTGACAACAGTGAAAAGATTACGCTCTCAATGGGTGATGCTAAGCTGACAGAAGAGGTATGGAGTGAATTGAAAGAGAAATCTGTAGGTGATATCCTGA contains:
- a CDS encoding peptidylprolyl isomerase — its product is MISWMQKHNKYLVWTIWIATIAFIGAGFVGWGSYSFGSKAGNVAKVGDIEIKQTKLNMVYSNLYNQYNQAMQGQLDDKTAQEMGLIKQAFARLATQAKILNFAKDLGIVVSDAEVAQKLQEIRAFQKDGVFVKEIYEGYLKSQRLRANAFEETLREELILEKTFSLLAVGPLPLEEEAVSAAMNVSDKLAYKVLTNDDLNFVTDESKVKAYWEMQKENFLTPQMYELSIVWTQSKDTAVTEDELKAHYDKNSFNYTDETGKQLPFEEAKVLVTKDLKIKKTKKTAQKAYIAFKKGTIDNSEKITLSMGDAKLTEEVWSELKEKSVGDILKPKVVADAYATVKIENIVLPRVKTYEEAKEEVTGLYEKQAKKEALLALAESALKNVDQNDMIISDFVKLDENVNLNPLNTQESLQFLQKLFTSSKEKGIISVFDKVIVYNILEQKLLPMDDNQTAFVKETTDKLKQSIFESNLIKMLDEQYPTEVYMGGLTN